A region of Chelonia mydas isolate rCheMyd1 chromosome 7, rCheMyd1.pri.v2, whole genome shotgun sequence DNA encodes the following proteins:
- the SFMBT1 gene encoding scm-like with four MBT domains protein 1 isoform X2 has translation MNGEQQHDADAGSGVEEAEFNWDEYLEDTGATAAPHGSFKHVDTSLQNGFAPGMKLEVAVKSDHNTYWVATIITTCGQLLLLRYDGYGEDRKADFWCDILTADLHPVGWCEQNKKILKVPEGIKDKISDQEEFLRQTLTGACSAPANLLEGLHRGKNPLDLIAPGSRLECQNSQDSLEAWIVKVVENIGGRLKLRYEGLVDSDQSDQWMFYLDPFLHQMGWATQQGYDLQPPAAIRCLKSEAEWQDILTKVKEEEEGSSVPTDLFKDKPVIGVHSFTASMKLEAVDPVAPFVLSPATVVKVFNEKYFLVEIDDLRPECKTSRSYVCHVNSTGIFPVQWSLKNGLHLSPPPGYPGQDFDWADYLKQCGAEAAPQSCFPLLTSNHGFKENMKLEAVNPVDPGEICIATVTKVKESYLWLQLEGSKKPVPECITSVESMNIFPVGWCETSGFQLRPPRRAIVNKQRKIAVVQPEKQILSSRTVHERLKNQELNSTDSVVINGKYCCPKIYFNHRCFSGPYLNKGRIAELPQSVGPGNCVLVLKEVLTLLINAAYKPSRVLRELQLDEDAAWHGHGETLKAKYKGKSYRATVEVVRTADRVADFCRTTCIKLECCPNLFGPQMVLDKCSENCSVLTKTKYTHYYGKRKNKRIGRPPGGHSNLEAGMKKPSKRRKRRKHFFVHKKKRSSTSVDNSPVGSLQGSGGEEEDDQDDVDEESMSEDSTSEQQDELLEESEVSEKKSRSSSPTQSELSHCLAQDQDKRKRKHRTFSFSDDENKPPSPKEIKNEVAEKLQLDSNPLEWSVADVVRFLKSTDCAPLARIFLDQEIDGQALLLLTLPTVQECMDLKLGPAIKLCHHIERVKLAFYQQFAN, from the exons gTGGACACTAGTTTGCAGAATGGCTTTGCCCCTGGTATGAAGCTAGAGGTTGCTGTCAAGTCTGACCACAACACCTACTGGGTAGCCACCATCATCACTACTTGTGGGCAGTTGCTCCTCTTACGCTATGATGGCTATGGGGAAGACCGCAAGGCAGACTTTTGGTGCGACATCTTGACAGCTGACTTACACCCAGTTGGTTGGTGTGAGCAGAACAAAAAGATTCTCAAAGTGCCTGAAG gTATCAAGGATAAGATATCTGACCAGGAAGAATTCCTTCGACAGACACTGACAGGAGCATGCAGTGCTCCTGCTAACCTGCTAGAGGGT CTTCACAGAGGGAAGAATCCCTTGGATCTCATTGCACCAGGCTCCAGACTGGAATGTCAAAACTCCCAAGATTCCTTGGAAGCCTGGATTGTCAAGGTGGTGGAAAACATTGGCGGGAGGCTCAAGTTGCGCTACGAAGGGTTGGTAGATTCTGACCAGTCTGATCAGTGGATGTTCTACTTGGATCCATTTCTTCATCAAATGGGCTGGGCAACTCAACAGGGATATGACCTCCAACCTCCAGCAG ctATCCGGTGCCTGAAAAGTGAGGCAGAATGGCAGGACATTTTGACAAAGgtgaaagaggaagaagaagggtCCTCAGTACCCACTGATCTCTTTAAG GACAAGCCTGTGATTGGAGTGCATTCATTCACTGCAAGCATGAAGTTAGAGGCTGTGGATCCAGTAGCACCTTTTGTCCTCTCTCCTGCTACAGTTGTTAAG GTgttcaatgaaaaatatttcttggtAGAAATTGATGACTTGCGACCAGAATGCAAAACCAGCCGGTCATACGTTTGTCATGTCAACAGTACTGGTATCTTTCCTGTGCAGTGGAGTCTGAAAAATGGTTTGCATCTCAGCCCTCCACCAG GTTATCCCGGGCAGGACTTTGATTGGGCGGACTACCTCAAACAGTGCGGTGCTGAGGCTGCTCCCCAGAGCTGCTTTCCTTTG CTAACTTCCAACCATGGATttaaagagaacatgaaacttgAGGCTGTGAACCCTGTTGATCCAGGGGAAATTTGCATTGCCACGGTCACCAAGGTGAAAGAGTCCTACCTCTGGCTTCAGTTGGAGG GCTCCAAAAAGCCAGTTCCTGAATGCATAACGAGTGTGGAATCGATGAATATATTTCCAGTGGGTTGGTGTGAGACCAGTGGATTCCAGCTCAGACCTCCTCGCAGAGCAATAG TGAACAAACAGAGGAAAATTGCTGTGGTTCAACCAGAGAAACA AATTTTGTCTTCAAGGACTGTCCATGAGAGGCTGAAGAACCAGGAACTGAATTCCACTGACTCAG TTGTAATTAATGGAAAGTACTGCTGTCCAAAAATCTACTTCAACCACCGGTGCTTCTCAGGGCCTTACCTTAACAAAGGGAGAATTGCAGAGCTGCCTCAGTCTGTGGGACCTGGGAACTGCGTTCTTGTCCTTAAAGAG GTTCTCACTTTATTAATCAACGCAGCCTACAAACCTAGCCGTGTTCTTCGAGAACTCCAGCTGGATGAGGATGCTGCCTGGCATGGGCATGGAGAGACCCTGAAAGCAAA GTACAAAGGGAAGAGTTACCGTGCCACTGTGGAGGTTGTGAGAACAGCAGATCGGGTGGCAGATTTCTGTAGAACAACCTGCATCAAATTGGAATGCTGTCCAAATCTCTTTGGCCCACAGATGGTGCTAGATAAGTGTTCAGAGAACTGCTCTGTCCTGACAAAGACCAAATACA CACACTATTatgggaagaggaaaaacaaaaggattgGCCGACCACCAGGTGGCCACAGTAATCTGGAAGCAGGCATGAAGAAACCAAGCAAGAGGAGGAAGAGACGAAAACACTTCTTTGTCCATAAGAAAAAACGTTCGTCCACCTCAGTGGACAACTCTCCAGTTGGATCTCTCCAG ggcagtgggggagaggaagaggatgacCAGGATGACGTAGATGAAGAATCAATGAGTGAGGACAGCACCTCAGAGCAGCAAGATGAACTGCTTGAAGAGTCGGAAGTGTCTGAGAAGAAATCGCGGTCCTCCTCTCCCACACAAAGTGAACTGTCCCACTGCCTGGCTCAGGATCAAGACAAGCGGAAGAGGAAGCACCGGACCTTTTCCTTCtctgatgatgaaaataaaccCCCTTCACCAAAG GAAATAAAGAATGAAGTTGCCGAAAAGCTGCAGCTGGACAGTAACCCTCTGGAATGGAGCGTGGCTGATGTCGTGCGGTTCCTCAAATCCACAGACTGTGCCCCATTAGCCAGAATTTTCCTGGATCAG GAAATAGATGGTCAGGCTCTTCTCCTGCTCACCCTCCCCACTGTTCAGGAGTGCATGGACTTGAAACTTGGGCCAGCCATTAAACTTTGCCACCACATTGAAAGGGTCAAACTTGCTTTTTATCAGCAGTTTGCTAACTGA
- the SFMBT1 gene encoding scm-like with four MBT domains protein 1 isoform X1, whose protein sequence is MRSAWPCHIGMRRRAERRRARAPAASGAGLEKLAADAGSGVEEAEFNWDEYLEDTGATAAPHGSFKHVDTSLQNGFAPGMKLEVAVKSDHNTYWVATIITTCGQLLLLRYDGYGEDRKADFWCDILTADLHPVGWCEQNKKILKVPEGIKDKISDQEEFLRQTLTGACSAPANLLEGLHRGKNPLDLIAPGSRLECQNSQDSLEAWIVKVVENIGGRLKLRYEGLVDSDQSDQWMFYLDPFLHQMGWATQQGYDLQPPAAIRCLKSEAEWQDILTKVKEEEEGSSVPTDLFKDKPVIGVHSFTASMKLEAVDPVAPFVLSPATVVKVFNEKYFLVEIDDLRPECKTSRSYVCHVNSTGIFPVQWSLKNGLHLSPPPGYPGQDFDWADYLKQCGAEAAPQSCFPLLTSNHGFKENMKLEAVNPVDPGEICIATVTKVKESYLWLQLEGSKKPVPECITSVESMNIFPVGWCETSGFQLRPPRRAIVNKQRKIAVVQPEKQILSSRTVHERLKNQELNSTDSVVINGKYCCPKIYFNHRCFSGPYLNKGRIAELPQSVGPGNCVLVLKEVLTLLINAAYKPSRVLRELQLDEDAAWHGHGETLKAKYKGKSYRATVEVVRTADRVADFCRTTCIKLECCPNLFGPQMVLDKCSENCSVLTKTKYTHYYGKRKNKRIGRPPGGHSNLEAGMKKPSKRRKRRKHFFVHKKKRSSTSVDNSPVGSLQGSGGEEEDDQDDVDEESMSEDSTSEQQDELLEESEVSEKKSRSSSPTQSELSHCLAQDQDKRKRKHRTFSFSDDENKPPSPKEIKNEVAEKLQLDSNPLEWSVADVVRFLKSTDCAPLARIFLDQEIDGQALLLLTLPTVQECMDLKLGPAIKLCHHIERVKLAFYQQFAN, encoded by the exons gTGGACACTAGTTTGCAGAATGGCTTTGCCCCTGGTATGAAGCTAGAGGTTGCTGTCAAGTCTGACCACAACACCTACTGGGTAGCCACCATCATCACTACTTGTGGGCAGTTGCTCCTCTTACGCTATGATGGCTATGGGGAAGACCGCAAGGCAGACTTTTGGTGCGACATCTTGACAGCTGACTTACACCCAGTTGGTTGGTGTGAGCAGAACAAAAAGATTCTCAAAGTGCCTGAAG gTATCAAGGATAAGATATCTGACCAGGAAGAATTCCTTCGACAGACACTGACAGGAGCATGCAGTGCTCCTGCTAACCTGCTAGAGGGT CTTCACAGAGGGAAGAATCCCTTGGATCTCATTGCACCAGGCTCCAGACTGGAATGTCAAAACTCCCAAGATTCCTTGGAAGCCTGGATTGTCAAGGTGGTGGAAAACATTGGCGGGAGGCTCAAGTTGCGCTACGAAGGGTTGGTAGATTCTGACCAGTCTGATCAGTGGATGTTCTACTTGGATCCATTTCTTCATCAAATGGGCTGGGCAACTCAACAGGGATATGACCTCCAACCTCCAGCAG ctATCCGGTGCCTGAAAAGTGAGGCAGAATGGCAGGACATTTTGACAAAGgtgaaagaggaagaagaagggtCCTCAGTACCCACTGATCTCTTTAAG GACAAGCCTGTGATTGGAGTGCATTCATTCACTGCAAGCATGAAGTTAGAGGCTGTGGATCCAGTAGCACCTTTTGTCCTCTCTCCTGCTACAGTTGTTAAG GTgttcaatgaaaaatatttcttggtAGAAATTGATGACTTGCGACCAGAATGCAAAACCAGCCGGTCATACGTTTGTCATGTCAACAGTACTGGTATCTTTCCTGTGCAGTGGAGTCTGAAAAATGGTTTGCATCTCAGCCCTCCACCAG GTTATCCCGGGCAGGACTTTGATTGGGCGGACTACCTCAAACAGTGCGGTGCTGAGGCTGCTCCCCAGAGCTGCTTTCCTTTG CTAACTTCCAACCATGGATttaaagagaacatgaaacttgAGGCTGTGAACCCTGTTGATCCAGGGGAAATTTGCATTGCCACGGTCACCAAGGTGAAAGAGTCCTACCTCTGGCTTCAGTTGGAGG GCTCCAAAAAGCCAGTTCCTGAATGCATAACGAGTGTGGAATCGATGAATATATTTCCAGTGGGTTGGTGTGAGACCAGTGGATTCCAGCTCAGACCTCCTCGCAGAGCAATAG TGAACAAACAGAGGAAAATTGCTGTGGTTCAACCAGAGAAACA AATTTTGTCTTCAAGGACTGTCCATGAGAGGCTGAAGAACCAGGAACTGAATTCCACTGACTCAG TTGTAATTAATGGAAAGTACTGCTGTCCAAAAATCTACTTCAACCACCGGTGCTTCTCAGGGCCTTACCTTAACAAAGGGAGAATTGCAGAGCTGCCTCAGTCTGTGGGACCTGGGAACTGCGTTCTTGTCCTTAAAGAG GTTCTCACTTTATTAATCAACGCAGCCTACAAACCTAGCCGTGTTCTTCGAGAACTCCAGCTGGATGAGGATGCTGCCTGGCATGGGCATGGAGAGACCCTGAAAGCAAA GTACAAAGGGAAGAGTTACCGTGCCACTGTGGAGGTTGTGAGAACAGCAGATCGGGTGGCAGATTTCTGTAGAACAACCTGCATCAAATTGGAATGCTGTCCAAATCTCTTTGGCCCACAGATGGTGCTAGATAAGTGTTCAGAGAACTGCTCTGTCCTGACAAAGACCAAATACA CACACTATTatgggaagaggaaaaacaaaaggattgGCCGACCACCAGGTGGCCACAGTAATCTGGAAGCAGGCATGAAGAAACCAAGCAAGAGGAGGAAGAGACGAAAACACTTCTTTGTCCATAAGAAAAAACGTTCGTCCACCTCAGTGGACAACTCTCCAGTTGGATCTCTCCAG ggcagtgggggagaggaagaggatgacCAGGATGACGTAGATGAAGAATCAATGAGTGAGGACAGCACCTCAGAGCAGCAAGATGAACTGCTTGAAGAGTCGGAAGTGTCTGAGAAGAAATCGCGGTCCTCCTCTCCCACACAAAGTGAACTGTCCCACTGCCTGGCTCAGGATCAAGACAAGCGGAAGAGGAAGCACCGGACCTTTTCCTTCtctgatgatgaaaataaaccCCCTTCACCAAAG GAAATAAAGAATGAAGTTGCCGAAAAGCTGCAGCTGGACAGTAACCCTCTGGAATGGAGCGTGGCTGATGTCGTGCGGTTCCTCAAATCCACAGACTGTGCCCCATTAGCCAGAATTTTCCTGGATCAG GAAATAGATGGTCAGGCTCTTCTCCTGCTCACCCTCCCCACTGTTCAGGAGTGCATGGACTTGAAACTTGGGCCAGCCATTAAACTTTGCCACCACATTGAAAGGGTCAAACTTGCTTTTTATCAGCAGTTTGCTAACTGA